The Montipora capricornis isolate CH-2021 chromosome 1, ASM3666992v2, whole genome shotgun sequence genome contains a region encoding:
- the LOC138059836 gene encoding uncharacterized protein yields MAASQESNINLWKLSRLLADHERCIEWCKEHNLLSSSMKCPKPECGNALKWQRRTASGDGFVWRCSRKNCNGQAYIRQKSWFSGSKLSLENILALTYAWAHKFTTTQAVHETALDEETTSTETVIDWYNYCREVCADRIMKQHARPIGGPGTTVEIDESKFGKMKYHKGRYIERQWVFGGICRETKACFLVPVERRDRETLLPIIRAQILPGTRVMSDMWKAYDCLQNEGYHHLRVNHRLNFVDPDTLAHT; encoded by the coding sequence ATGGCCGCCTCTCAAGAATCAAATATAAACTTATGGAAACTATCCCGACTTTTAGCCGATCACGAgcggtgcatagagtggtgcaaagagcaCAATCTACTCTCGTCGTCAATGAAATGCCCTAAACCTGAGTGCGGAAACGCACTCAAATGGCAAAGACGAACTGCATCGGGGGATGGATTTGTTTGGCGATGCtctagaaaaaactgcaatggacaaGCATATATCCGCCAGAAGTCATGGTTTTCTGGTAGTAAGCTTTCCCTTGAAAACATATTAGCCCTAACTTACGCTTGGGCGCATAAATTCACCACAACACAAGCAGTGCACGAAACCGCGTTAGATGAAGAAACCACCTCGACAGAAACGGTGATAGATTGGTATAACTATTGCCGGGAGGTTTGTGCAGATAGAATAATGAAACAGCATGCGAGGCCAATAGGCGGTCCTGGTACAACTGTTGAGATTGATGAGTCCAAGTTTGGCAAGATGAAGTATCACAAAGGTCGTTACATCGAACGACAGTGGGTCTTTGGTGGCATTTGCCGGGAAACCAAGGCCTGCTTCCTTGTCCCGGTAGAGCGCAGGGATAGAGAGACACTCTTGCCAATTATCCGCGCTCAAATATTGCCTGGAACACGCGTGATGAGCGACATGTGGAAAGCTTACGATTGCCTACAAAACGAGGGCTATCATCATCTCagagttaaccatcgcctaaacttcgttgACCCAGACACGCTTGCCCACACGTAG